One genomic region from Salvia hispanica cultivar TCC Black 2014 chromosome 2, UniMelb_Shisp_WGS_1.0, whole genome shotgun sequence encodes:
- the LOC125205662 gene encoding putative late blight resistance protein homolog R1A-10, with product MAAYAALISLMRVIDDIETHPFPPIFLDKQQVESLTEKLVFLQEFLESYNSPYAYSDEADPLEMRIVDTAQAAEDVIESYIIDTIHLSAAATDDGASGGGDDDGGGVGGDGEGDGEQISCIHFYQDLQNVIEEVDMIKKEVTGITREKVVHQRNVADLRSSSSTEKNLIMVGFDDVLLQLLDRLTDGNTNRQIIPIVGMGGIGKTTLAKGGSSSSMDEKELVVKLYQYLWGRRYLIILDDMWSIDVWDKLKFSFPDCCNSSRILVTTRMSNLAAHLTDSYNVFKMGFLDEAGSWTLFSKTVFGEQSFPTQLESIGKEIVEKCNGLPLAIVVIGGLMAKSEPTLEYWEHIKENLSSIVNSENDDYCLRILKLSYNYLPAYLKPCFLYMGVFEEDRVLSASEIVKLWDSEGFLKPLDNKSLTTIAKEYLQELVDRNLILVHGLGLLGNVKYCKIHDLLRDLSMKEAQKQRFFHVLREESPEGVIRQHRIVIPRSTSKEKIRNAFESMSHVRSCLLWCDKISDLELPKSRFLRTLHAYGLYTKRNTPKPVNSRYLAFRNVPLHVQTSIKLLWNLHTLIIFWEGDSIGRIDIWKMLKLRHVEFYNRTMHLRAPPSADDDIIVMKHLEVLRGVKNLNLSEDVVQRIPNINILSIIYDMEVIEGVNYLSCLQCLTKLESLSLFVYSTNNGRYVQKMSFPDSLKELELSFPIGFEWEDILPMIGALPLLHKLTLMWRSLQKRRVGNS from the exons ATGGCGGCTTATGCAGCTCTGATTTCTCTTATGAGAGTCATAGATGATATTGAAACTCATCCATTCCCTCCAATTTTTCTCGATAAACAACAAGTTGAATCTCTCACTGAAAAACTTGTGTTTTTGCAGGAATTTCTCGAAAGCTATAACTCTCCTTATGCATACAGCGACGAAGCAGATCCGTTGGAGATGCGCATTGTAGATACAGCTCAAGCGGCCGAAGATGTGATCGAGTCATATATCATCGACACTATTCACCTTTCTGCGGCAGCAACTGACGATGGTGctagtggtggtggtgatgatgatggcGGTGGTGTTGGTGGTGATGGTGAAGGTGATGGTGAACAAATTAGTTGCATCCACTTCTATCAGGATCTGCAAAATGTGATTGAAGAAGTGGATATGATCAAAAAGGAGGTGACTGGAATAACAAGGGAAAAGGTAGTGCACCAGAGGAACGTGGCGGATTTACGATCCAGTAGTTCCACTGAGAAGAACCTTATCATGGTAGGGTTTGATGATGTGCTTCTTCAACTCTTGGATAGGCTTACTGATGGAAACACCAATCGCCAAATCATCCCTATCGTGGGGATGGGTGGAATCGGCAAAACTACTCTCGCAAAAG GAGGGTCCTCGAGCAGTATGGATGAGAAAGAATTGGTAGTAAAATTATACCAGTATTTATGGGGTAGAAGATATCTCATTATATTGGATGATATGTGGAGTATAGATGTGTGGGATAAGTTGAAATTTTCCTTTCCTGATTGTTGTAATAGTAGTCGAATACTAGTCACAACTAGGATGTCGAACTTGGCTGCCCACTTGACTGATTCCTATAACGTCTTCAAGATGGGATTTCTAGATGAGGCTGGTAGTTGGACTTTGTTCTCCAAAACTGTATTTGGAGAACAAAGTTTTCCTACTCAACTCGAGAGCATTGGAAAGGAAATTGTGGAAAAGTGTAATGGACTTCCTTTGGCGATTGTTGTCATAGGGGGTCTAATGGCTAAATCCGAACCTACACTAGAATATTGGGAGCACATAAAGGAAAACTTAAGCTCAATAGTGAATTCGGAGAATGATGATTATTGCTTGAGAATATTGAAActaagttataattatttgcCTGCCTATCTAAAGCCATGTTTTTTATACATGGGAGTGTTTGAGGAAGACCGTGTGCTTAGTGCTTCAGAAATTGTCAAGCTATGGGATTCTGAAGGGTTTCTTAAACCATTAGACAACAAAAGCTTGACAACAATTGCAAAAGAGTACTTGCAGGAGCTAGTTGATAGGAATCTCATTTTAGTTCATGGGTTGGGGTTACTTGGGAATGTAAAATACtgcaaaattcatgatttactAAGAGATTTATCAATGAAAGAAGCTCAAAAACAGAggttttttcatgttttgagAGAAGAAAGTCCTGAAGGCGTAATTAGACAACACCGGATTGTTATTCCAAGAAGTACTTCTAAGGAAAAAATCCGCAATGCCTTTGAATCCATGTCACATGTTCGTTCTTGTTTACTATGGTGTGACAAGATTAGTGATCTAGAATTGCCAAAATCTAGATTTCTGAGGACACTACATGCATATGGACTTTATACAAAGAGAAATACCCCAAAACCTGTGAACTCACGATACCTTGCTTTTCGAAACGTTCCTCTGCATGTGCAAACTTCAATCAAATTGCTCTGGAATCTACATACACTAATCATTTTTTGGGAGGGTGATTCTATTGGACGAATTGATATCTGGAAAATGCTTAAACTTAGGCATGTCGAGTTCTATAATCGAACGATGCATCTCCGAGCTCCCCCGAGCGCTGACGATGATATTATTGTCATGAAGCATCTAGAGGTGCTCAGAGGAGTGAAGAATCTCAATTTGAGTGAAGATGTTGTTCAAAGAATTCccaatatcaatatattatcCATAATTTATGATATGGAAGTAATTGAGGGAGTGAACTATCTCAGCTGTCTTCAGTGTCTTACTAAACTTGAATCCTTGAGTTTGTTCGTCTACTCCACCAATAACGGAAGGTATGTTCAGAAGATGAGCTTCCCAGACTCCCTTAAGGAGTTGGAACTCTCTTTCCCAATCGGTTTTGAGTGGGAAGACATACTGCCAATGATAGGGGCCTTACCACTTCTTCACAAGCTCACATTAATGTGGAGGTCGCTTCAAAAAAGGCGAGTGGGAAACAGTTGA
- the LOC125205663 gene encoding uncharacterized protein LOC125205663 isoform X2, which yields MAAYASLISLMKVIDDIETHPSPPIFLDKQQVESLTEKLVFLQEFLESYNSPYAYSDEADPLEMRIVDAAQAAEDVIESYIIDTIHLSAAATDDGAGGDDDDDDGGGDDDGDGDGDGDGEQISCIHFYQDLQNVIEEVDMIKKEVTGITREKVVHQRNVADLRSSSSTEKSSIMVGFDDVLHQLLHKLTDGNTNLQIIPIVGMGGIGKTTLAKDSTNNGRYVQKMSFPDSLKELYLSFPIGFEWEDILPMIGALPLLHELTLIFGRFKKGEWETVEGQFPSLRSLSLVSCQDLEKWTVSESSHFPFLQELRLSCMKKLKEFPSEIGEIPTLRSIELYHCNELLVFSAKEILKEQEDLHGDQLDLHVLAVVEKKDKALQRLASSNFEVLV from the exons ATGGCGGCTTATGCATCTCTGATTTCTCTTATGAAAGTCATAGATGATATTGAAACTCATCCATCCCCTCCAATTTTTCTCGATAAACAACAAGTTGAATCTCTCACTGAAAAACTTGTGTTTTTGCAGGAATTTCTCGAAAGCTATAACTCTCCTTATGCATACAGCGATGAAGCAGATCCGTTGGAGATGCGCATTGTAGATGCAGCTCAAGCGGCTGAAGATGTGATCGAGTCATATATCATTGACACTATTCACCTTTCTGCGGCAGCAACTGACGATGGTGCTGGtggagatgatgatgatgatgatggtggtggtgatgatgatggtgatggtgatggtgatggtgatggtgaaCAAATCAGTTGCATCCACTTCTATCAGGATCTGCAAAATGTGATTGAAGAAGTGGATATGATCAAAAAAGAGGTGACTGGAATAACAAGGGAAAAGGTAGTGCACCAGAGGAACGTGGCGGATTTACGATCCAGCAGTTCCACTGAGAAGAGCTCTATCATGGTAGGGTTTGATGATGTGCTTCATCAACTCCTGCATAAGCTTACCGATGGAAACACCAATCTCCAAATCATCCCTATCGTAGGGATGGGTGGCATCGGCAAAACTACTCTTGCAAAAG ACTCCACCAATAACGGAAGGTATGTTCAGAAGATGAGCTTCCCAGACTCCCTTAAGGAGTTATATCTCTCTTTCCCAATCGGTTTTGAGTGGGAAGACATACTGCCAATGATAGGGGCCTTACCACTTCTTCACGAGCTCACATTAATTTTCGGTCGCTTCAAAAAAGGCGAGTGGGAAACAGTTGAAGGCCAATTCCCCAGCCTCAGGTCACTAAGCTTGGTCTCTTGTCAAGATCTAGAAAAGTGGACAGTGTCAGAGAGCTCccattttccatttcttcaGGAGCTTCGTCTTTCttgtatgaaaaaattgaaggagTTTCCTTCAGAAATTGGAGAAATACCAACACTCAGATCAATTGAATTGTATCATTGCAATGAATTATTGGTGTTTTCAGCTAAAGAGATATTAAAGGAGCAAGAGGATTTACATGGAGACCAACTAGACCTTCATGTTCTTGCTGTAGTCGAGAAGAAAGATAAAGCGTTGCAGAGGCTGGCAAGTTCCAATTTTGAAGTTTTAGTGTAG
- the LOC125205666 gene encoding uncharacterized protein LOC125205666, whose protein sequence is MVVLGVLEEEREVIAAWNVRLFSNYMKTVQRRRGRSDTQCTLNTHSLNNSLSLGIGIRAALSARWKLDFKSIVYRCTGAKCTFMAHVRCAQGSDMMYAAEEDVEQQRSSSIIHHPSHPEHQLLFLKRSCSFQCDACGTTGAKGSSYTCTTPACEYWIHQRCASLPQNIQREDHNHSLSLSYHVPPQYLRYDYRCEVCRKRLISKLWIYHCELCSYVVHLACTFNKTLAITREKGIMEFPINDVAVGEDLIGAFLRRQGVDAHTLIPHQDDVDYEFHHHKLTLVSSSSSSFQEQEEENSDDDDDEEDNSCRKSELICNGCITPIFLKQTSFSSSSSSCLSTTSSSSSKDYYYMRCSMRSCKYYLHLACFHMPCQLSSLPLLHKHENENNHSLVLQSGDNRKPWNRQQCSVCYKETNGLFYSCTKCKDFKVDIKCASMPDTIYHAAHPPHRLNLLSREDTWRRDGDTCDACNDILWFPGVQRYACGSCDFVVHFRCAILPASTTSLRWDKHHPLLLTHDATLNHPGEFYCNECEEEMNPKHWMYHCRSCDISFHPSCFKTTSGEYRNIKFGQEYNVNAETHPHPLTYQILTTKRRCDVCGKDMHEKTGFYCAFCNFFICFDVFCNFFICFDGCGKDMIKDGNIEAVD, encoded by the exons ATGGTTGTACTGGGAGTTTTagaagaggagagagaggtTATAGCTGCCTGGAATGTACGTCTTTTTTCCAACTACATGAAGACTGTGCAGAGGCGCCGAGGAAGATCAGACACGCAATGCACCCTCAACACACACTCACTCAACAATTCTCTTTCCCTTGGTATTGGCATACGCGCTGCTCTATCTGCACGTTGGAAGTTGGACTTTAAAAGCATCGTGTACAGATGCACGGGCGCAAAATGCACGTTCATGGCACATGTCAGATGCGCGCAGGGCAGCGACATGATGTATGCAGCTGAAGAAGATGTGGAGCAGCAGAGGAGCAGCAGCATCATCCATCATCCGAGTCACCCTGAGCATCAACTCTTGTTTCTGAAGAGAAGTTGTTCATTCCAGTGCGATGCTTGTGGCACCACAGGCGCCAAAGGGAGTTCCTACACATGCACCACACCTGCATGTGAGTATTGGATCCATCAGAGATGTGCTTCTTTGCCTCAGAATATCCAAAGGGAAGATCACAACcactccctctctctctcttatcaTGTCCCTCCTCAATATCTCAGATATGACTACCGTTGTGAAGTGTGCAGAAAAAGATTAATATCCAAACTTTGGATATATCATTGCGAGCTTTGCAGCTATGTTGTCCATCTCGCCTGCACTTTCAACAAAACACTTGCCATCACTAG agagaaagggATTATGGAGTTTCCAATAAATGATGTGGCTGTGGGAGAGGACCTAATTGGAGCTTTTCTAAGGAGACAAGGAGTTGATGCACATACACTCATTCCTCATCAAGATGATGTTGATTATGAGTTCCACCATCACAAACTCACATTagtctcctcctcatcatcatcatttcaagaacaagaagaagaaaatagtgatgatgatgatgacgagGAAGACAACTCTTGTAGAAAATCGGAGTTAATATGCAATGGGTGCATTACTCCAATATTTCTTAAACAAACatcattttcatcttcttcttcgtcttgtttaagtactactagtagtagtagtagtaaagaTTACTACTACATGAGATGTAGCATGAGATCATGCAAATACTATCTCCACTTGGCGTGCTTCCACATGCCATGTCAGCTCTCCTCTCTTCCTCTCCTCCACAAACATGAGAATGAGAATAATCACAGCCTTGTCCTTCAATCCGGTGACAATCGTAAACCATGGAATAGGCAACAATGCAGCGTCTGCTATAAAGAGACGAATGGTCTGTTTTATAGTTGCACAAAATGTAAAGACTTCAAAGTAGATATAAAGTGCGCTTCAATGCCGGACACCATATATCACGCAGCTCACCCTCCACACCGCCTCAACCTGCTCTCCAGAGAAGATACTTGGAGGCGAGATGGCGATACATGTGATGCCTGTAATGATATCTTATGGTTTCCTGGTGTACAAAGGTATGCATGCGGCAGCTGTGATTTCGTCGTGCACTTTAGATGCGCGATTTTGCCAGCATCAACCACCAGCCTTAGATGGGACAAGCACCACCCGCTGCTTCTCACGCACGACGCCACTCTAAACCATCCCGGTGAATTCTACTGCAATGAATGCGAGGAAGAAATGAATCCCAAGCATTGGATGTATCACTGCCGCAGTTGTGATATATCCTTCCATCCGAGCTGCTTTAAAACTACATCCGGCGAGTATAGAAACATCAAGTTTGGGCAGGAATATAATGTGAATGCAGAAACCCATCCACACCCTCTCACCTATCAAATTCTCACTACAAAACGCCGCTGCGACGTTTGTGGTAAGGATATGCATGAAAAGACAGGTTTTTACTGTGCATTCTGCAATTTCTTCATTTGTTTCGACGTATTCTGCAACTTCTTCATTTGTTTCGACGGCTGCGGTAAAGATATGATCAAAGATGGCAACATTGAGGCTGTggattga
- the LOC125205663 gene encoding putative late blight resistance protein homolog R1A-10 isoform X1, giving the protein MAAYASLISLMKVIDDIETHPSPPIFLDKQQVESLTEKLVFLQEFLESYNSPYAYSDEADPLEMRIVDAAQAAEDVIESYIIDTIHLSAAATDDGAGGDDDDDDGGGDDDGDGDGDGDGEQISCIHFYQDLQNVIEEVDMIKKEVTGITREKVVHQRNVADLRSSSSTEKSSIMVGFDDVLHQLLHKLTDGNTNLQIIPIVGMGGIGKTTLAKGAFEHKFIKDHFDICVWATISQDYNIVETLRQVLSRAGGSSSSMDEKELVVELHKCLWGRRYLVILDDMWTIDVWDRLKFSFPDCSKGSRIVVTTRMSNLAAYLTDSYGVFKMGFLDKASSWTLFSKTVFGEQGFPTQLERIGKKIVGKCNGLPLAIAVIGGLMAKSEPTVEYWEHIKENLSSIVNSENDDYCLRILKLSYNHLPAYLKPCFLYMGVFEEDRELSASEIVELWESEGFLKPLDNKSLTTIAKEYLQELVDRNLILVHELGLLGNVKSCKIHDLLRDLSMKEAQKQRFFYVLREESPVGVISQHRIVIPKYF; this is encoded by the exons ATGGCGGCTTATGCATCTCTGATTTCTCTTATGAAAGTCATAGATGATATTGAAACTCATCCATCCCCTCCAATTTTTCTCGATAAACAACAAGTTGAATCTCTCACTGAAAAACTTGTGTTTTTGCAGGAATTTCTCGAAAGCTATAACTCTCCTTATGCATACAGCGATGAAGCAGATCCGTTGGAGATGCGCATTGTAGATGCAGCTCAAGCGGCTGAAGATGTGATCGAGTCATATATCATTGACACTATTCACCTTTCTGCGGCAGCAACTGACGATGGTGCTGGtggagatgatgatgatgatgatggtggtggtgatgatgatggtgatggtgatggtgatggtgatggtgaaCAAATCAGTTGCATCCACTTCTATCAGGATCTGCAAAATGTGATTGAAGAAGTGGATATGATCAAAAAAGAGGTGACTGGAATAACAAGGGAAAAGGTAGTGCACCAGAGGAACGTGGCGGATTTACGATCCAGCAGTTCCACTGAGAAGAGCTCTATCATGGTAGGGTTTGATGATGTGCTTCATCAACTCCTGCATAAGCTTACCGATGGAAACACCAATCTCCAAATCATCCCTATCGTAGGGATGGGTGGCATCGGCAAAACTACTCTTGCAAAAGGTGCGTTTGAACACAAGTTTATCAAGGATCATTTTGATATATGTGTGTGGGCCACCATTTCTCAAGATTATAATATAGTAGAAACTCTTAGGCAAGTTCTCTCTCGAGCAGGAGGGTCCTCGAGCAGTATGGATGAGAAAGAATTGGTAGTAGAATTACACAAATGCTTATGGGGTAGGAGGTATCTCGTTATATTGGATGATATGTGGACCATAGATGTGTGGGATAGgttgaaattttcttttcctgATTGTAGTAAGGGTAGTCGAATAGTGGTAACAACTAGGATGTCCAACTTGGCTGCCTACTTAACTGATTCCTATGGAGTTTTTAAGATGGGATTTCTAGACAAGGCTAGTAGTTGGACTTTGTTCTCCAAAACTGTATTTGGGGAACAAGGTTTTCCAACTCAACTCGAGAGAATTGGAAAGAAAATTGTGGGAAAGTGTAATGGACTTCCTTTGGCGATTGCTGTGATAGGGGGTCTAATGGCTAAATCCGAACCTACAGTAGAATATTGGGAGCACATAAAGGAAAACTTAAGCTCAATAGTGAATTCGGAGAATGATGATTATTGCTTGAGAATATTGAAACTAAGTTATAATCATTTGCCTGCCTATCTAAAGCCATGTTTTCTGTACATGGGAGTGTTTGAGGAAGACCGTGAGCTTAGTGCTTCAGAAATTGTCGAGCTATGGGAGTCTGAAGGGTTTCTTAAACCATTAGACAACAAAAGCTTGACAACAATTGCAAAAGAGTACTTGCAG GAGCTAGTTGATAGGAATCTCATTTTAGTTCATGAGTTGGGGTTACTTGGGAATGTAAAATCCtgcaaaattcatgatttactAAGAGATTTATCAATGAAAGAAGCTCAAAAACAGaggtttttttatgttttgagaGAAGAAAGTCCTGTAGGCGTAATTAGCCAACACCGGATTGTTATTCCCAAGTACTTCTAA